CGCGCGCCCCACGCGGCCACCTGCTCCGGCGTGCGGATGCCGTTGCGGGCCAGCAGCCAGCGCAGCACGCCATCGGTGGTCGCCACCGGGAACACCACGTACACGAACACCAGCAACCCGGCATACACGAGGCCGCGGTTGTAGGGGCGCAGCTCGTATTCGGGCCGGTCGAGCGCGGTGAACACCGCCAGCACCACCGACCCGATCCAGCCCATGGTGAACACGCCCACCGGCACCAGCACCCCGGTGATGAGCGGCCGCGGGTCAGTGGCGCCGAGCAGCGCGATCACCCGCGAGAGCCCCAGGAGCGCGGAGCCATACACCACGAGGCAGACCCCCAGCGCCAGCCCGGGCTGCCCATTGTACAGCTGGCCCAGCCCGGGCAGCAGCAGCGACAGCACGCCCGCAATCGCGGGATTGCGCGCCCGGATCTCCCCCTCGCTCATGGGCTCCTCCTTCAGGTCCCGGGGTCGCCGGGGACCGCCGCGGGGGCCAGGGCCGCGGCCAGACGCGCAAAGGCGCTGTCCCCCTCCACCCCCTGCATCAGGGAATCGAGCGCGGCCACCGAGGCCCGGATGTCCGCGCCGTGGCGCTGGTACCACTCCTCGAACAGCTCCAGCCGGGTGCGGTAGATCCGCGCCGCCACCAGCCGCGCGTTGTTGACCGGCCGATCGGCCATCGGGCCGATGGTGTAGGTGCGGAGCTGCCGGCCGACCGTCCCCTCCAGCTGCTCCCGCGCCCAGCGGCCGAGCGCGGCCCGGCCGCTGTCGACCGCGGCGGAATCGGGCGCCACCCGGTAGAGGGCATCGAGCCGGTCGGCGAGGGTGGTGTAGTAGCCGCTGAGCACCACCTCGTCGAGCCAGCGATCGGCCGCCTGCTGGGCCGCCGCCTCCGAGCCCCGCCGCCGGAAGAACGCCTCCGCGGCCCGGTACCCCGCCAGCTGGGCAAAGCTCTCGTTGAACGGCGTGGCGCTCTTGAGGTAGAGCGTGTTGTGCGCGATCTCGTGCAGCACCGTGGCGGCCAGCTCCACCGAGTCACGGCTCATCGCGGTGGAGTACAGCGGGTCGTTGAACCACCCGAGCGTGGAGAAGGCGCCCGCCGGCCGCAGGTAGATGTCGTAGCCCCGCTGCTCCAGGCGGCCGGCCTCCCGCCGCGCCATCGCGGGGTCGAAGAACCCCTTGTACGGGATGCGCCCGACGATCGGGTACTTCCAGAGGTAGGGGCAGAGGCAGTTGCGCGGGCTGGCGGAGAGCACCAGCAGCAGCGTGTCACGACCCACGTCGGCGTAGGTGGTGTACGTCTCCCTGGCCTCGTAGCCGATCTCGGCGGCGAAGTTCCGGGCGTCGAGCACCAGCTGGAGCTGGGCCCGGGTCTCCGCCGGGGTGTCGGCGCGACCCAGGATCTCGGCGATCGGGGTCCGCGCCTCGAGGATCTTGGTCTGCTCCAGCCCGGCGCGGGTGAGGTAGCGGACGTCCTCGCTCGCCACGTAGGCGGTGCCATAGCCGGCGATGAGCGCCCCGGCGAGGATCAGGAGGATCATGCAGCCCTTTCGGCGCATCAGAGGGTGAAGCGCAGCCCCAGGCGGTGGACCTCGCGGCCCAGCCGGGTCCGCCGCTGCCAGGCATAGTCGATGTTGAACCGGCTGAGCACCAGCCCGGCCCCGAGGGAGATCTCCTTCTGCCCCGAGCCCTCGGGCGGGGCGCCGTATCCCACCCGCCCCACCAGCCCCACCCCGCTCAGCACCGCCCCCGCCTCGACCCCGATGACGGTACGCCGCGCCGCCCGCGCCTGCCACACCACCTCGACGGTGCCGAGCACCCGGGCGGTGAGCTGCGGATCGGTGAAGTTGAAGGCGAATGCCGCATGCTTGCTCACCGGCAGCAGGAGCGGCCCGCCGGTCACCCGCCAGCTCTCGAGGTTCCGCACCGAGAAGGCCAGCGTCATCAGGTCGAAGACGTGGATCCCGAGCCCGGCATCGAGCGCGGCGGTGCGGCGGGTGTCGCCGGTGGAATCCTCCAGCGACACGTAGCGGAGGGTGCTGCCGGCGGCGATGAGGCCCACCCGGTACACCGCCGAGGCGGTCCACTGCAGGTTGTCCACCACGGCGGAGGAATCACTGAAGCGGAGGTAGTGGATGCCCCCGCCGAAATCGAACTGCAGGAACCGGAACCCCGCCGCCGCGAAGCCCTCGAGCGAGCCATCAGGATAGCGCTGGGCCGCGCCCTCGATGGCGATGTTGCGGATCGTGGCGAGTCCGGCCGGGTTGAGGAACGTGGCGCTGGCATCGCCGTTGAGCGCCACGCTCGCGCCCCCGAGGCCGGCGGAACGGACCGAGATGGGCAGGGTGAGGATGAGCGGTGCCAGCGGCGCCTGGGCCTGGCCCGCCAGGCCGGCGGGCAGCAGCAGCGCGAGCAGCGCCCGCCGCGCCGCCCGGTCGATCAACGAATCCTCAGCACCGCGTACTGCGGCTGCACCGCCCCGGCATTCTCCACCGACAGGCTGAGCGCCACCGCGGCCGCGTCGCCGGGCTGGACCACCCGGACGTACGTCCCGGAGCCGCCACGCAGGGTGCCGGCGCCGGCGTACCCCGGCCCGGCGGTGGAGTCGGGGAAGAGCGGATAGGGGCCCGGGAACACCTGGTCGAACGCCACCGCGAGGTTCCAGCTCTTGAATCGGAGCCGCCCGCTCGGCTCGGTGAAGCCGGTGACGGCCTCACCCCCGTTGGCCAGGTGGAACTGGCCGGCCAGCGTGGCGAAGGTGATGCCGGGCTGGAAGAGCTGGGCCGCCGCGACCGCCGTGGCCGCGCCGGTCGTGGCGAGGCCGCCGGCCTGGTCGGCGCCGAGCAGCCGGCGGGTGATGTCGGTGCCGAGCAGCGTGTCGGTGGGCGACTGGTCGGCCAGCCAGCGCACGAAGAGCCAGTTGGCGCCCCGCTCGCGGAGGGTGCCGCCGGACGTCCCCGGCTCCACCAGGTAGGTGACCTCGGGCGCGGTCAGGTAGTCGTAGGCGTTGAGCAGGTTGCCGGCCGCGAACTGGTCCAGGCAGTTGTTGGCGGTGCAGCTGGCGTTGTTGGCCTGGCGCCCCCCCAGCTCTTCCGCGTAGTGCGACAGCCCCTCGTTGAGCCAGGTCTCCTCCGCGGCGCCGCCCCCGAGCAGGACGTGGCGGTTGAAGCTGATCATGTGCTGGAACTCGTGGATCAGCGTCGGCGGCAGCAGGTCGAGCACCCGCGCCTTCGCGGCGCAGATGGGCTTCGAGGGGTCGGGCACCAGGCCGTAGAACACTTCGCCATCATTCGAGTGCGCCTGGCCCGGCAGGAGGTCCAGGCCGAAGAAATATCCGACGATGATCTGCCCGGTGGTCTCGCAGTTGGGCGAGAGCGCGTTGACCTGGTCGGTCAGCAGCACGGCCACGATCCCGTTCCCGTCCACGTCCGACTCGCGGCCGAAGGCGGTGGTGTCGAAACCATAGAGCTGCTGGTCGAAGAGGTCACCGAAGCCGGTGATGTCGGCGCCGCTCAGGCCCCCCGAGGGAACGGAATCATCGAGGTAGAGCGCCACCCGGCCCCCCACGTACTGCGCGGTGGCCGCCACCGTCACGAACGAGGTGCAGCTGGTGGTCTTGCAGACCTCGAAATCGCGAGTGGAGCCCACGGTGGGGGGCACCAGCGCGCGCGGGGCGCGGTATCGCCCCAGCTGTGCCGCCGGGCTCCGCGACAGCGCCCGGTCCCGGGCCCGCAGCATCTGGTGGAACGACTCCGGCTCCGCCGGCGGTTGGAAGGCGGCCAGCCGCGGTGAAGGTTCCGTGGTGCCGCGCAGCGCCGCGAAGTCATCGGTCACCCCGCGGAGGCTGAACGACCCCTTCACGCCGTTGGTCGTCTCCTGCCCGTTGGCCGAATAGGCCACCACCAGGTACTCGGCCCCCGCCGGATCGGCGGCCGGGAGCCGCAGGCAGCCGTTGGACGCGGTCGGGTCCACGATGGCATGCCCCCCCACCGCGAGGGTGGTGACGGTCACCCCGTCGCAATCGACCGTGGGGGTCACCGGATCGGACCCGCCGCCGCACGCGGCCAGCGCGAGGGCCGACAGGGACAGGGACAGCAGCAGCGGTGGGCGAGCGGAGCGTCGGGTCATGGAAGGTGGGGGTAGAGTGAAGGCAAGATAAGGCGCCACAACGGCTTTTGACAATCATATCACCCGCCGATACCTTGTGGCCGTGACCCGTGACCATTGGCTCGAACAGGTGCGGTTTTCCGCGGATGGACTGGTCCCGGTCGTGGCCCAGGACCGGCGGAACGGGACCCTGCTGATGCTGGCCTGGGCCGATCGGAACGCCCTCTCCCGGACCCTCGAGACCGGCCAGGCGCACTACTGGAGCCGCAGCCGCCAGGCGCCGTGGCGGAAGGGCGAGAGCTCCGGCCACACCCAGCGGGTGGTGGAGATCCGGCTCGACTGCGACGCCGACACCGTCCTCTACCGGGTGGAGCAGGAAGGACCGGCCTGCCACACCGGGGCCCCGACCTGCTTTTCCACCGTAGTCCGCCCGGATGGCAGCACCGCCGCCGGCGCCGATCCCGGCGGGCACCTGCTGGGCCGCCTGGTCACCACCATCGCCGCCCGCGCCGCCGAACGGCCCGCCGGGTCGTACACGGTGCAACTGCTCGATCACGGTGTGGCGAAGGTCTCGCAAAAGGTCGGTGAGGAAGCCATCGAGGTCGTGGTGGCCGCCAACGCGGAGGGCGGTCCCCGCCTGGCCTCCGAGGCCGCCGACCTGCTGTTCCACCTCCTGGTCCTGCTGCAGGCCCGGGGTGTCGCGCTGGATGACGTCCTGAAGGTGCTCGAAGCAAGGGAGAAATAGGCCGCCAGGCAGCGCGTGGCCCGCCCCCTCGACCCCCGATCGAGTCGCCGAGTCGCCGCGCCGCCGAGCCGCCGAGCCGCCATGGCCTTCGTCCACCTCCACACCCACTCCGAGTACTCCCTCCTCGACGGCGCCAACCGCATCCCGGAGCTGGTCCAGCACGTCCAGTCACTCGGCATGGACAGCCTGGCCGTCACCGACCACGGCAACATGCACTGCGCCTGGTCGTTCTACGAGGAGGCGAAGGCCAAGGGCCTGCGCCCCATCCTGGGATTCGAGGCCTACCTGGCGTTCGGGCCGCGCACCTCGATGCAGAAGCCGTCGTGGGCCCCCGCCCAGTACAGCCACCTGGTGCTGCTGGCCCACTCGCGCACGGGGTACAGGAACCTCATCAAGCTTTCCTCGATCGGGTACCTCGAGGGCTTCTACCGGCGGCCCCGGATCGACAAGGAAGTGCTCGCCGCGCACAGCGAGGGCATCACCGGCCTCGCCGCCTGCCTGTCGGGCGAGATCGCGCTGTTCCTGCGCCAGGGCAACTACGAGGAGGCGAAGAAGTCGGCCGAGTGGTTCGCCCGCACCTTCGGTGACCGGCACTTCTGGCTCGAGGTGCAGCTGCACGGCATCCCCGAGGAGCAGGGCGTCAACGAGGGGATGTTCCGCCTGGGGCAGGAGCTCGGGCTCGGGGTGGTGGCCACCAACGACGCGCACTACCTGCGCCGCGAGGACGCCGAGGCGCACGACGTGCTGCTCGCCATCGGCACCGGCGCGGAGCTCGACGACCCCAAGCGCTTCCGGTTCACCGGCGAGGAATCGTACGTCAAGTCCGAAGCCGAGATGCGGACGCTGTTCAGGGACCACCCCGAGGCGCTGGAGAACACCCAGGCGGTCGCCAACGCCTGCGAGTTCAGCTTCGAGAAGAAGTACTACGTCCCCGCCTTCCCCCGCCCCGAGGGGCTGACCGAGGAGGCGCTGCTCGAGACCCTCGCGACGCAGGGCGCCGCCACGCGGTACGGCACGCCGCTGCCGCCGCCGGTGCAGGAACGGCTGGCCTATGAGCTCGGCGTGATCAACAAGGCCGGCTACGCGGGCTACTTCCTGATCGTGCAGGACTTCATCCAGGCGGCGCGCGACCGCGGCATCCCCGTGGGTCCGGGCCGCGGCTCGGCCGCCGGCTCCCTGGTGGCCTACGGGCTCGGCATCACCAACGTGGACCCGCTCAAGTTCGACCTGCTGTTCGAGCGCTTCCTCAACCCCGAGCGGGTGTCGATGCCCGACATCGACGTGGACTTCTGCTTCGAGCGCCGGGGCGAGGTGATCGAGTACGTCCGGCAGCGCTACGGCAAGGCCAGCGTCGGGCAGATCATCACCTTCGGGACCCTCAAGGCGCGCGCCGCGGTGAAGGACGTGGCCCGCCTGCTGCGGATCCCCCCCGGCGACGCCGACAAGCTCACCAAGCTCATCCCCTCGGGCCCGGCGTTCGCGCTCGGCGTCGAGGAGGCGATGGACAAGGTCAAGGAGTTCCGCGAGCTGGTGGAGACCAGCCCGCAGTACGAGCGCTGCGTGCAGCTGGCCAGCCGCATCGAGGGGATCAGCCGGCACGCCTCGGTGCACGCCGCCGGCGTGGTGATCGCCCCGGGCCCGCTCGCCGACTACGTGCCGGTGTGCACCGCCCCCACCAAGGGCGCCGGCCAGTCGGCCGAGGGCGAGGACTCCATCATCACCCAGTTCGAGATG
The Gemmatimonadota bacterium DNA segment above includes these coding regions:
- a CDS encoding aminopeptidase — translated: MILLILAGALIAGYGTAYVASEDVRYLTRAGLEQTKILEARTPIAEILGRADTPAETRAQLQLVLDARNFAAEIGYEARETYTTYADVGRDTLLLVLSASPRNCLCPYLWKYPIVGRIPYKGFFDPAMARREAGRLEQRGYDIYLRPAGAFSTLGWFNDPLYSTAMSRDSVELAATVLHEIAHNTLYLKSATPFNESFAQLAGYRAAEAFFRRRGSEAAAQQAADRWLDEVVLSGYYTTLADRLDALYRVAPDSAAVDSGRAALGRWAREQLEGTVGRQLRTYTIGPMADRPVNNARLVAARIYRTRLELFEEWYQRHGADIRASVAALDSLMQGVEGDSAFARLAAALAPAAVPGDPGT
- a CDS encoding bifunctional phosphoribosyl-AMP cyclohydrolase/phosphoribosyl-ATP diphosphatase HisIE, with amino-acid sequence MAVTRDHWLEQVRFSADGLVPVVAQDRRNGTLLMLAWADRNALSRTLETGQAHYWSRSRQAPWRKGESSGHTQRVVEIRLDCDADTVLYRVEQEGPACHTGAPTCFSTVVRPDGSTAAGADPGGHLLGRLVTTIAARAAERPAGSYTVQLLDHGVAKVSQKVGEEAIEVVVAANAEGGPRLASEAADLLFHLLVLLQARGVALDDVLKVLEAREK